A window of the Hevea brasiliensis isolate MT/VB/25A 57/8 chromosome 6, ASM3005281v1, whole genome shotgun sequence genome harbors these coding sequences:
- the LOC131180600 gene encoding uncharacterized protein LOC131180600 — protein MDPIKYDFESPFIHGRIEKWQVILSQYDIVYMTKKAVKRSVIIDLLVENPIDDEEALDFEFLNEHINVISEENEGQDNVWEMYFDGLVNLSGNGIGAVLVSLNEKHFPVAVKLKFECTNNISEYEACVMGLQAAIEMKVKKLELYGDSALIIYQVKEEWQTKDPKLIPYQKYLLELIKEFKEISFTHLSRDKNQFADALATLAIMTQMEEGTGEYLPGTSRNEKKIIRRLALGYFSIGQILCKKSFNGELLRCVDAEEAKRILFETHEGNCATHANGRMMAKQILL, from the exons atggatccaatcaagtatgATTTTGAAAGCCCATTCATACATGGGAGAATAGaaaaatggcaagtcatactttCACAATATGACATTGTTTATATGACAAAAAAGGCAGTAAAACGGAGTGTGATTATAGACCTCCTAGTAGAAAATCCAATTGATGATGAGGAGGCTCTAGACTTCGAATTCCTGAATGAGCACATCAATGTGATAAGTGAAGAAAATGAGGGGCAAGATAATGTGTGGGAGATGTATTTTGATGGGCTGGTTAACCTCTCAGGAAATGGGATTGGAGCAGTATTAGTATCCCTAAATGAGAAACATTTCCCGGTGGCAGTTAAGCTAAAATTTGAATGTACCAATAATATTTCAGAATATGAAGCCTGTGTTATGGGTTTGCAAGCTGCCATTGAAATGAAAGTGAAGAAGTTAGAACTGTATGGAGATTCTgccttgatcatttaccaagtcaaggaAGAATGGCAGACTAAAGACCCAAAGCTAATCCCATACCAGAAGTATCTCCTGGAACTGATTAAAGAGTTTAAagaaatctcttttactcatctaAGTCGTGATAAGAACCAATTCGCAGATGCTTTGGCCACTCTAGCGATTATGACTCAAATGGAGGAGGG AACTGGAGAATACCTTCCAGGGACAAGTAGAAATGAGAAAAAGATTATcagaagattagcattgggatatttCTCCATTGGCCAGATTTTATGCAAGAAAAGCTTTAATGGTGAACTGTTAAGATGTGTAGATGCAGAAGAGGCTAAGAGGATTCTTTTTGAAACCCATGAGGGGAACTGTGCCACCCATGCCAATGGACGCATGATGGCCAAACAAATCTTGCTGTGA